One Pecten maximus chromosome 7, xPecMax1.1, whole genome shotgun sequence genomic window carries:
- the LOC117331303 gene encoding uncharacterized protein LOC117331303 isoform X17, with the protein MSIYCTKWCIYRIQCIHGVPKEYLWCTKGVSMVPNRVYTEYSVSMVPNGLYTEYSVSMVPNGLYTEYSVSMVPNGLYTEYSVSIVYQRSINGTKPCIYKIQCIHGVPKEYLWYQTVYIPNTVYPWCTKGVSMVYQRSIHGVPKEYQWYQTMYIQNTVYPWCTKGVSMVYQRSIHGVPKEYQWYQTMYIQNTVYPWCTKGVSMVYQRSIHGVSKQYLWYQMVYIQNTVYPWCTKGVSMVPNRVYTEYSVSMVYQRSIYGVPKENPWCTKGVSMVPNHVYTEYSVSMVYQRSIYGVPKEYPWCIKAVSMVPNGVYTEYSVSMVYQRSIHGVPKEYLWYQMVYIQSTVYPWCTKGVAMVPNRVYTEYSASMVYQRSIYGVPKEYPWCTKGVSMVPNHVYTEYSVSMVYQRSIYGVPKEYPWCIKAVSMVPNRVYTEYSVSMVYQRSIHSVPKVCLWYQMVYIQSTVYPWCTKGVSMVPNGVYTEYSIHGVPKEYPWYQMVYIQSTVYPWCTKGVSMVPNGVYTEYSIHGVPKEYLLCTKGVSMVYQRSIYGTKWCIYRIQCIRGVPKEYLWCTKGVSMVYQRSIYGTTQCLFRV; encoded by the exons ATGAGTATCTATTGTACCAAATGGtgtatatacagaatacagtgtatccATGGTGTACCAAAGGAGTATCTATGGTGTACCAAAGGAGTATCAATGGTACCAAACCGtgtatatacagaatacagtgtatccATGGTACCAAatggtttatatacagaatacagtgtatccATGGTACCAAatggtttatatacagaatacagtgtatccATGGTACCAAatggtttatatacagaatacagtgtatccATAGTGTACCAAAGGAGTATCAATGGTACCAAACCgtgtatatacaaaatacagtgTATCCATGGTGTACCAAAGGAGTATCTATGGTACCAAaccgtgtatataccgaatACAGTGTATCCATGGTGTACCAAAGGAGTATCTATGGTGTACCAAAGGAGTATCCATGGTGTACCAAAGGAGTATCAATGGTACCAAACCAtgtatatacagaatacagtgtatccATGGTGTACCAAAGGAGTATCTATG GTGTACCAAAGGAGTATCCATGGTGTACCAAAGGAGTATCAATGGTACCAAACCAtgtatatacagaatacagtgtatccATGGTGTACCAAAGGAGTATCTATGGTGTACCAAAGGAGTATCCATGGTGTATCAAAGCAGTATCTATGGTACCAAATGGtgtatatacagaatacagtgtatccATG GTGTACCAAAGGAGTATCTATGGTACCAAACCGtgtatatacagaatacagtgtatccATGGTGTACCAAAGGAGTATCTATGGTGTACCAAAGGAGAATCCATGGTGTACCAAAGGAGTATCAATGGTACCAAACCAtgtatatacagaatacagtgtatccATGGTGTACCAAAGGAGTATCTATGGTGTACCAAAGGAGTATCCATGGTGTATCAAAGCAGTATCTATGGTACCAAATGGtgtatatacagaatacagtgtatccATGGTGTACCAAAGGAGTATCCATGGTGTACCAAAGGAGTATCTATGGTACCAAATGGTGTATATACAGAGTACAGTGTATCCATGGTGTACCAAAGGAGTAGCTATGGTACCAAACCGtgtatatacagaatacagtgcATCCATGGTGTACCAAAGGAGTATCTATGGTGTACCAAAGGAGTATCCATGGTGTACCAAAGGAGTATCAATGGTACCAAACCAtgtatatacagaatacagtgtatccATGGTGTACCAAAGGAGTATCTATGGTGTACCAAAGGAGTATCCATGGTGTATCAAAGCAGTATCTATGGTACCAAACCGtgtatatacagaatacagtgtatccATGGTGTACCAAAGGAGTATCCATAGTGTACCAAAGGTGTGTCTATGGTACCAAATGGTGTATATACAGAGTACAGTGTATCCATGGTGTACCAAAGGAGTATCCATGGTACCAAATGGtgtatatacagaatacagtatCCATGGTGTACCAAAGGAGTATCCATGGTACCAAATGGTGTATATACAGAGTACAGTGTATCCATGGTGTACCAAAGGAGTATCCATGGTACCAAATGGtgtatatacagaatacagtatCCATGGTGTACCAAAGGAGTATCTATTGTGTACCAAAGGAGTATCCATGGTGTACCAAAGGAGTATCTATGGTACCAAATGGtgtatatacagaatacagtgtatccGTGGTGTACCAAAGGAGTATCTATG GTGTACCAAAGGAGTATCCATGGTGTACCAAAGGAGTATCTATGGTACCACACAGTGTTTATTCAGAGTATAA
- the LOC117331303 gene encoding uncharacterized protein LOC117331303 isoform X50, with amino-acid sequence MVYIQNTVYPWCTKGVSMVYQRSINGTKPCIYRIQCIHGTKWFIYRIQCIHGTKWFIYRIQCIHGTKWFIYRIQCIHSVPKEYQWYQTVYIQNTVYPWCTKGVSMVPNRVYTEYSVSMVYQRSIYGVPKEYPWCTKGVSMVPNHVYTEYSVSMVYQRSIYGVPKEYPWCTKGVSMVPNHVYTEYSVSMVYQRSIYGVPKEYPWCIKAVSMVPNGVYTEYSVSMVYQRSIYGTKPCIYRIQCIHGVPKEYLWCTKGESMVYQRSINGTKPCIYRIQCIHGVPKEYLWCTKGVSMVYQRSIYGTKWCIYRVQCIHGVPKE; translated from the exons ATGGtgtatatacagaatacagtgtatccATGGTGTACCAAAGGAGTATCTATGGTGTACCAAAGGAGTATCAATGGTACCAAACCGtgtatatacagaatacagtgtatccATGGTACCAAatggtttatatacagaatacagtgtatccATGGTACCAAatggtttatatacagaatacagtgtatccATGGTACCAAatggtttatatacagaatacagtgtatccATAGTGTACCAAAGGAGTATCAATGGTACCAAACCgtgtatatacaaaatacagtgTATCCATGGTGTACCAAAGGAGTATCTATGGTACCAAaccgtgtatataccgaatACAGTGTATCCATGGTGTACCAAAGGAGTATCTATGGTGTACCAAAGGAGTATCCATGGTGTACCAAAGGAGTATCAATGGTACCAAACCAtgtatatacagaatacagtgtatccATGGTGTACCAAAGGAGTATCTATG GTGTACCAAAGGAGTATCCATGGTGTACCAAAGGAGTATCAATGGTACCAAACCAtgtatatacagaatacagtgtatccATGGTGTACCAAAGGAGTATCTATGGTGTACCAAAGGAGTATCCATGGTGTATCAAAGCAGTATCTATGGTACCAAATGGtgtatatacagaatacagtgtatccATG GTGTACCAAAGGAGTATCTATGGTACCAAACCGtgtatatacagaatacagtgtatccATGGTGTACCAAAGGAGTATCTATGGTGTACCAAAGGAGAATCCATGGTGTACCAAAGGAGTATCAATGGTACCAAACCAtgtatatacagaatacagtgtatccATGGTGTACCAAAGGAGTATCTATG GTGTACCAAAGGAGTATCCATGGTGTACCAAAGGAGTATCTATGGTACCAAATGGTGTATATACAGAGTACAGTGTATCCATGGTGTACCAAAGGAGTAG
- the LOC117331303 gene encoding uncharacterized protein LOC117331303 isoform X2: protein MSIYCTKWCIYRIQCIHGVPKEYLWCTKGVSMVPNRVYTEYSVSMVPNGLYTEYSVSMVPNGLYTEYSVSMVPNGLYTEYSVSIVYQRSINGTKPCIYKIQCIHGVPKEYLWYQTVYIPNTVYPWCTKGVSMVYQRSIHGVPKEYQWYQTMYIQNTVYPWCTKGVSMVYQRSIHGVPKEYQWYQTMYIQNTVYPWCTKGVSMVYQRSIHGVSKQYLWYQMVYIQNTVYPWCTKGVSMVPNRVYTEYSVSMVYQRSIYGVPKENPWCTKGVSMVPNHVYTEYSVSMVYQRSIYGVPKEYPWCIKAVSMVPNGVYTEYSVSMVYQRSIHGVPKEYLWYQMVYIQSTVYPWCTKGVAMVPNRVYTEYSASMVYQRSIYGVPKEYPWCTKGVSMVPNHVYTEYSVSMVYQRSIYGVPKEYPWCIKAVSMVPNRVYTEYSVSMVYQRSIHSVPKVCLWYQMVYIQSTVYPWCTKGVSMVPNGVYTEYSIHGVPKEYPWYQMVYIQSTVYPWCTKGVSMVPNGVYTEYSIHGVPKEYLLCTKGVSMVYQRSIYGTKWCIYRIQCIRGVPKEYPWCTKGVSMVPNSVYSEYNVSMVYQRSIYGTKQCLFRILCIHGVPKEYLWYQTVFIQNTVYPWCTKGVSMVYQRSIYGTTQCLFRV from the exons ATGAGTATCTATTGTACCAAATGGtgtatatacagaatacagtgtatccATGGTGTACCAAAGGAGTATCTATGGTGTACCAAAGGAGTATCAATGGTACCAAACCGtgtatatacagaatacagtgtatccATGGTACCAAatggtttatatacagaatacagtgtatccATGGTACCAAatggtttatatacagaatacagtgtatccATGGTACCAAatggtttatatacagaatacagtgtatccATAGTGTACCAAAGGAGTATCAATGGTACCAAACCgtgtatatacaaaatacagtgTATCCATGGTGTACCAAAGGAGTATCTATGGTACCAAaccgtgtatataccgaatACAGTGTATCCATGGTGTACCAAAGGAGTATCTATGGTGTACCAAAGGAGTATCCATGGTGTACCAAAGGAGTATCAATGGTACCAAACCAtgtatatacagaatacagtgtatccATGGTGTACCAAAGGAGTATCTATG GTGTACCAAAGGAGTATCCATGGTGTACCAAAGGAGTATCAATGGTACCAAACCAtgtatatacagaatacagtgtatccATGGTGTACCAAAGGAGTATCTATGGTGTACCAAAGGAGTATCCATGGTGTATCAAAGCAGTATCTATGGTACCAAATGGtgtatatacagaatacagtgtatccATG GTGTACCAAAGGAGTATCTATGGTACCAAACCGtgtatatacagaatacagtgtatccATGGTGTACCAAAGGAGTATCTATGGTGTACCAAAGGAGAATCCATGGTGTACCAAAGGAGTATCAATGGTACCAAACCAtgtatatacagaatacagtgtatccATGGTGTACCAAAGGAGTATCTATGGTGTACCAAAGGAGTATCCATGGTGTATCAAAGCAGTATCTATGGTACCAAATGGtgtatatacagaatacagtgtatccATGGTGTACCAAAGGAGTATCCATGGTGTACCAAAGGAGTATCTATGGTACCAAATGGTGTATATACAGAGTACAGTGTATCCATGGTGTACCAAAGGAGTAGCTATGGTACCAAACCGtgtatatacagaatacagtgcATCCATGGTGTACCAAAGGAGTATCTATGGTGTACCAAAGGAGTATCCATGGTGTACCAAAGGAGTATCAATGGTACCAAACCAtgtatatacagaatacagtgtatccATGGTGTACCAAAGGAGTATCTATGGTGTACCAAAGGAGTATCCATGGTGTATCAAAGCAGTATCTATGGTACCAAACCGtgtatatacagaatacagtgtatccATGGTGTACCAAAGGAGTATCCATAGTGTACCAAAGGTGTGTCTATGGTACCAAATGGTGTATATACAGAGTACAGTGTATCCATGGTGTACCAAAGGAGTATCCATGGTACCAAATGGtgtatatacagaatacagtatCCATGGTGTACCAAAGGAGTATCCATGGTACCAAATGGTGTATATACAGAGTACAGTGTATCCATGGTGTACCAAAGGAGTATCCATGGTACCAAATGGtgtatatacagaatacagtatCCATGGTGTACCAAAGGAGTATCTATTGTGTACCAAAGGAGTATCCATGGTGTACCAAAGGAGTATCTATGGTACCAAATGGtgtatatacagaatacagtgtatccGTGGTGTACCAAAGGA GTATCCATGGTGTACCAAAGGAGTATCTATGGTACCAAACAGTGTTTATTCAGAGTATAATGTATCCATGGTGTACCAAAGGAGTATCTATGGTACCAAACAGTGTTTATTCAGAATACTGTGTATCCATGGTGTACCAAAGGAGTATCTATGGTACCAAACAGTGTTTATTCAGAATACTGTGTATCCGTGGTGTACCAAAGGAGTATCCATGGTGTACCAAAGGAGTATCTATGGTACCACACAGTGTTTATTCAGAGTATAA
- the LOC117331303 gene encoding uncharacterized protein LOC117331303 isoform X41 gives MVYIQNTVYPWCTKGVSMVYQRSINGTKPCIYRIQCIHGTKWFIYRIQCIHGTKWFIYRIQCIHGTKWFIYRIQCIHSVPKEYQWYQTVYIQNTVYPWCTKGVSMVPNRVYTEYSVSMVYQRSIYGVPKEYPWCTKGVSMVPNHVYTEYSVSMVYQRSIYGVPKEYPWCTKGVSMVPNHVYTEYSVSMVYQRSIYGVPKEYPWCIKAVSMVPNGVYTEYSVSMVYQRSIYGTKPCIYRIQCIHGVPKEYLWCTKGESMVYQRSINGTKPCIYRIQCIHGVPKEYLWCTKGVSMVYQSSIYGTKWCIYRIQCIHGVPKEYPWYQTMYIQNTVYPWCTKGVSMVYQRSIHGVSKQYLWYQTVYIQNTVYPWCTKGVSIVYQRCVYGTKWCIYRVQCIHGVPKEYPWYQMVYIQNTVSMVYQRSIHGTKWCIYRVQCIHGVPKEYPWYQMVYIQNTVSMVYQRSIYCVPKEYPWCTKGVSMVPNGVYTEYSVSVVYQRSIYGTKQCLFRV, from the exons ATGGtgtatatacagaatacagtgtatccATGGTGTACCAAAGGAGTATCTATGGTGTACCAAAGGAGTATCAATGGTACCAAACCGtgtatatacagaatacagtgtatccATGGTACCAAatggtttatatacagaatacagtgtatccATGGTACCAAatggtttatatacagaatacagtgtatccATGGTACCAAatggtttatatacagaatacagtgtatccATAGTGTACCAAAGGAGTATCAATGGTACCAAACCgtgtatatacaaaatacagtgTATCCATGGTGTACCAAAGGAGTATCTATGGTACCAAaccgtgtatataccgaatACAGTGTATCCATGGTGTACCAAAGGAGTATCTATGGTGTACCAAAGGAGTATCCATGGTGTACCAAAGGAGTATCAATGGTACCAAACCAtgtatatacagaatacagtgtatccATGGTGTACCAAAGGAGTATCTATG GTGTACCAAAGGAGTATCCATGGTGTACCAAAGGAGTATCAATGGTACCAAACCAtgtatatacagaatacagtgtatccATGGTGTACCAAAGGAGTATCTATGGTGTACCAAAGGAGTATCCATGGTGTATCAAAGCAGTATCTATGGTACCAAATGGtgtatatacagaatacagtgtatccATG GTGTACCAAAGGAGTATCTATGGTACCAAACCGtgtatatacagaatacagtgtatccATGGTGTACCAAAGGAGTATCTATGGTGTACCAAAGGAGAATCCATGGTGTACCAAAGGAGTATCAATGGTACCAAACCAtgtatatacagaatacagtgtatccATGGTGTACCAAAGGAGTATCTATGGTGTACCAAAGGAGTATCCATGGTGTATCAAAGCAGTATCTATGGTACCAAATGGtgtatatacagaatacagtgtatccATGGTGTACCAAAGGAGTATCCATG GTACCAAACCAtgtatatacagaatacagtgtatccATGGTGTACCAAAGGAGTATCTATGGTGTACCAAAGGAGTATCCATGGTGTATCAAAGCAGTATCTATGGTACCAAACCGtgtatatacagaatacagtgtatccATGGTGTACCAAAGGAGTATCCATAGTGTACCAAAGGTGTGTCTATGGTACCAAATGGTGTATATACAGAGTACAGTGTATCCATGGTGTACCAAAGGAGTATCCATGGTACCAAATGGtgtatatacagaatacagtatCCATGGTGTACCAAAGGAGTATCCATGGTACCAAATGGTGTATATACAGAGTACAGTGTATCCATGGTGTACCAAAGGAGTATCCATGGTACCAAATGGtgtatatacagaatacagtatCCATGGTGTACCAAAGGAGTATCTATTGTGTACCAAAGGAGTATCCATGGTGTACCAAAGGAGTATCTATGGTACCAAATGGtgtatatacagaatacagtgtatccGTGGTGTACCAAAGGAGTATCTATGGTACCAAACAGTGTTTATTCAGAGTATAA